The Polyodon spathula isolate WHYD16114869_AA chromosome 10, ASM1765450v1, whole genome shotgun sequence genome contains the following window.
TCACTTCTGATTAATCATTTATGGCCATGGTCGGTGTGATTTCGACTTTGGGATCATGCACACCTTTAATGGTTCCGCTCATTGTGCCTAATTGcagatttgattttaaaagcCTTAATTAATAAATCATTGTCTAGACTAAGACAGAGATCCAAAACTGATATTTTTTCAGAAATTAGTCCCAACTACTGTAGAACTCTCTAAATATTTGCATAGACTATGTCagttttatgttgttatttttatccATGTATgttttttagaaaagaaaatattaccCGCTGAAGCTGGCTGAAGTCCAATCATTCATTTGGAAAGTTAGTTTGGGTTTTTGTGGTTTACTACTTCTGTTTCTATTGCACAGAAAGCTACAGAATAGAAGAAGGaagttttttaatgttgttgtcCTATATGTTACTATAAGTAGTCTATTCACTggattttaagaaaaaaaagaagattgcaAAAGTGACATTCAAATCAGTTTCTCTCTGTCTCATCTATTTAGTGTTGCTATTACTGTTATGTTTAATAAAGAGTCAAGGGACCTGATATagtatgattttgttttgtttgcaccattttttttcttaaaaagaacACACATTATATAAACTGCCATCCTTTCAGAGGAAAGACATTTTGATGTAACAACTTCTGAtatccctttaaacatattttgagccgattcgctttcttaatcaagcGCTAATTatcaaaggaagttgtttctttttaccctcatatcttgattgagttcaCAAACGATGTGCATTGATCTcccctgattctatttgaacctgcatttcactCTAATCGCTGAATTCAGCTTAtaaatttccactgcgttagtttctagtagtgcgtcacTAATTTGAATAATGTGGTATTTaattaaggcttaacaactattaataaAGGTTTATACAGAAGGagagaaatggaaaataaaaatgactatcttaagccataacagtagtacagtatttcatggtagattttggaatgtcacattttttaatttttggcaGCTTGTCATTAAgtataaagcagtatgtaattcagtatgttaacataatattattcagcaggtttcttttgactatatgaagcaaaatctgttaaccctatagggtgatgcaaaagttttgtcCATTGCTGTAGTAAAACCCTCCTCAATGGCTATGAAAGTAGAGGTAGCATCCTGTGATTGTAGCAatattattcctgaaaaatatCCAGTagaccctgtccttttttattgtGAGATGGATTTACAACAGACTTTTAAGTACCGcaccagtgggtgtcattttattgtGATTAAGGAGAGGCTATGCTAATATTCCAAGAGCTAGAAAGTATCATTgtattaaaaagggtgtttacaacaactttgtaagatgttaaaatgaaattacagaaAGGTTCTTCATCTAAGTTATCTAATCGTGGCCATCTGGGTTAAGAACAAGTGTAACTAGATTGTTCTACTTATCTCTGAGGATGgggaaatgtaattatttgttaaacgTTTCCTTTACATCTAATtgcattgaagtttattttttgctgtcaaTATGTGTTTCATGCAATTACCCTCGACAGCAATGTAATCATCAGCATCAATAGCTTCACTGTACTGGGAAGAAAAACCTGGTCACATTTTTACAGCTTAAAGATAAATCAAAATATGTCTGGTTAAAGATGTAAGATTCTTAACTCCAAATCAATTCCGTTTTCAAAGAGAGTTTATACTTAGTATGATTATAGTCAGAGAAGTACCTTTGCATTAATATACTTTCTAACAGTTTTGAGATTATTTTGAGAAGTATGTTGTAAAACTGCTCCTATTGTCATTTTGGCAGTCTTGGGGTTAGTGCTGATGTAGCTCTGTGCCCTTTccgtgttttttttaatgcagaattTAGTTGGCTCTGTGttatttgttcttctttttatttgttgtgaGTCCTGTAGGATGAGTATAACGTATTCCTAATATTGGTTGAGTTGCCACAGAATGGTCCATGtatacattgaaaaaacaaaaaattggaATCAATATTTCAACAaggttgtgtttttaataaaatgatacaaTACAGTTATTATCAAACATATTTCAGGTAATTTGctcacaaataataaataaaaggttatcttttcattttcaaacaaccCAGCGTCAACAGTATAGCAGATGTTACATTATCTATAGGGTCATTGGCAATTACATTTCACAGAATGTGTTTTAAGCTGATTGGTACATGTTCAAAAGCAAGGAAACATGTTAAAAGCATGTCTACACTGAGATTGTAAATGCAAAAATGTTCTGAATGGATTTGCATTGGGTAAGTTTGGGTAACTACGCTACAATTTATCAAGCACACTGAACCCCAGCATCTTCAGAATGACCACAGTTGTGCTTTTTCCAGCCTAATGATTTACAAGCAGAAAGTGATGACTCAGTTCCAACACAAGTCACATCATCCAACAGGATCGGTCCTGTCCCTGTAAATGAACATACAAGCACTTGTAAGCAGACAGTATCACACTAAAACAACGGCAAGAGGCGACTGGATGGAAATGCAACTTTTCAGACAAGAATACAATTATTGTAATGGTATGAAACTAACAAGACTATACAGCACAATCCTTTAATGTTAGCTGTTTCTTACTGCTGTTTTGTACACTTTTCTAAGACCTGTGGTGTGttcacaaaatacaacaaaagctAATTGTGTTTGTGATGTAAATCAGGTTTCTTGAATCTTAACGTATATACTTGCGTTAGATGTGCCAGAGGGTACTTAATGTGGAAAAGCCCATTGTTTATACTAACCTTGACCAGCAGTATAGAATGCAGTTGCTTGCTGGTACCCCAACATGCGGCAAAAAACTGTTGCAGCATTAATGTTCCAACCATCATCACATATTGTTCCCCATTCTCCATCGTAAAACAATTCTGCTCGTCCTCGGTTAGGAGTACCAACAATTCTTGCGTAGTGATATTGACCTCAAATGAGAAAAGAAATGgtaattatttatgtttaaatataaatacgaCCATCCACAGCAGGGGACCCACTAAAAATACACTAAAACCCCACTAAAGACTGACCCCAACGTTGATTTTCATGAACTTGTTTTTAATCTGCTGCTTTTcaggtttttactttttaaacaagcTTTGTTTCTTGTGGGTTTGTTGTAGGTTAATAAATTATGAATAGCCTCATATAAACTTCAACTAGATTAACAGCGGGTAGCATGTGTCCATGTCATGGCTATACCTTGATCAGTGGCCCACATATTCACATTGTGTACCTGAGTTTCCGTTTTCTCCCTTGGCTCCTGGTGGTCCAGCAATTCCTTGACTTCCTGTCTCTCCCTTTGGGCCTTGAGGCCCCCTTAgccctgaataataataataataataataataataataataataataataataataataataataataatacatatttatgaataGTCTGCAATTCCATTGGGGGATTACATGATAAAAACCGGAGGTATCCTCATTCATCTATTCCTGATTTAACTTTCCAGGTATAATGGAGGTTCACTGGGACAGTCCAGGAcagctgaggttttttttttttaaactcacatccCAGTGCATCCCAGTGCATTCCCAGTGCTCTGTATCTCTTTTCTTTACTTGGTGCATGACCAGAATGCATTGATGATAAAAAGTCTGAACTGTCCCAGACTGCCCCAGTGCACACACATGGTCACCTTAGGTATGTAAATATTAGTTTAATCACCCTTACCAATGCCTGGTTCACCCTTTTCTCCTGTAAGACCTCGAACACCTAAAGATTGAAGAGAAAAATGTcatacatattcatttatttatttgaactcaGATAGTGTTAATAAGAATACATGCAGAAAGTAtatgtttgtattcctatacttgtgacactcactatatttttatttactatttctaactccagtcagacagaactccacacagggtgaaagttgacaacaaactaaatattttggtactttcaggttttttttaaaagcatatttagttaataaaaggtgttttacaaagtggggacatccccagAACATaatttttcaggagttactatctttgtgggggtattttctcaaattttgtccccacattgatagtaatacctgtcCACACACACAGGTCCTCACTTTGAGAAGTACATCAGTGCACAGTCACATGAGTAAAAGGGAAATAAGCAGTAGGTATTAAAGCCTCTGCTCTTCCCTTCTCTGGGGCACTGTTCAGGTTTCAATAAATCCACTGATTAAGGTGTTGACTTCAAAAAGCTGTCCTTACAACTGAGTTCCACTCAATGGCTATTAACTTCCGCGTTGAATGTTCTAAAAGTTGATTGGAAgaatattttcctctcatccagggCACTGAAAGTTTTACTGGCATACTGAGGCCATAAAAAGACAAACTATGGAGGTTAAGCTATGCTACTGGATCTTTAACACTTCAATACAAGTTGTTACTATAAAGCTGAAGGTTTGATACGGGGAAAGGGTGATACAACTGTTAATAACTAACAATGTATGTTTTTCAAAGCTATATATTACTGCaaagcagtatatttaaaaaaaaagataaagccgCATTTACCTTGGTTCCCTTTGTCTCCTTTCACACCTGTATATCCATTCGGTCCTTGTATTCCTTACATATACAACAGTGACAATAACTGCATTAATAACATCAttgaaatgagaaaaataaacatgGGTGCCAGGTACCAAATGGATTCtgagtgacaaatactgtaacatAATACCATAGCAAATGTTATCTAGTAAAGGGTAGTAGGTATTTTTTGAAGCTATAGTATCTATTTGGTACACCTTGATTGAGAAATGGAATATTGAAATGTATACTTACCTCTTTCTCCTTTAGTTCCTTGTGGGCCTGGAGGCCCTTGCAATCCTGGGCTTCCTTTGGAGAAACAAGTCATGTTGAACAAACAGGAGCAGAGAAAAACAACTTGTGAAATAATTCTGATAAATGACAAACCTATTTTAAATCAATGAAGTTACCTGCTATTCCATTAATTCCTGGATCTCCCTTAGTTCCCTTCTCTCCTCTAACTCCTGAGCCTCCCTGAAGACCAGTCTCTCCTTTTGTACCAGGGGTACCTAAGCATTAGCACcaaaatataaatcaacaaaatatatttagagATCACAATTACATGTTACTGAACAGGGCTGACAACTCCTTTGTATAACATATGCTCTAACCAACACACAAGaggaaacaaaaaagaagcatCTGTAAATCTAAAATCCAGGCAGATGGGTCCCTGGCAAAGCTACCAAGGGGCTCCAAGTTTGCCCAGTCCGACACTATGCTAAGTGATGGGTGAATTTATAATATCCTGAAAGAGAACCCGATTAGCTTCCCTGGATTGATTCGAGTTAAGGGGCTGCTATTGCAAACTGCATCTTTAGCATGTTTAACATGTATCCTGGATCAGAAACGTAGATGACTGAAGCATCACATCACCtttttcccctctctctcctttctgCCCTGTGGCTCCTTTTATTCCTGAGATCCCTTAGGAGAAAGAAGTCAGACAATGAGAAAaacgctggaaaaaaaaaagcaaaacacatgaaGTCATTCAATCTGATaacaactgcattttaattctaggtgaCAGTTACCTGGAATTCCACTTGGTCCTGTATCTCCTTTAATTCctttctctcccttctctccttgTGCTCCCTTAAGACCATCCTTCCCGTTTACACCAGGAGTACCTGTGTGATGAAGGTTTACAATGCACTACAGTACAACATAATAGAATACaatgcagtgcaatgcagtgcaatacaatacaatgcaatgaaaagcactgtactgtaatacaatacaatgcaatttttaaaaaatcaatcatGGGGCCTGAtttctctatttttctttttttcaggttgggGCTTTATTATCGCACTAAATCAGCTTAAATTTAAtcagtgctaaccaaggttttaaaatcagttttcaaaGCACTAGTAATTTTAACACTGCTCcccttttttcttctgttgaaaccctttgcttaatttttattttttagtttggaATAAGCAGATGTTTCAAAGGCAAAGCTGGATATAAATTGTTGCTGCTCCTTCATGGAacctaatcacttcatgtgttgtaGCTCAAAACTATTTCTTGTGATCTAGCAATGTAAGCGTTGAAACTTAATCAAATCGGAGcccttaaatacaaaaaacaaaaaacaaaaacatttactcACCTTTGACAAAACAGCATCAGATGTCTGTATAAATGTCATCTtagagcatttaaaaacaaatcctgaATTGGAATTCAGTAATATCAacatttaagaaatgtaataaaaccgCTGATGATTTCCAGACCTCTATTGTAAAAGTTGAATCGTATATGACTGTGACTCATGCACaggccattattattattattattattattattattattattattattattattattattattattattattattattattttattttttcagggagAAGTAGCAAATCTGATGCTAAATTGAAATGCAAAGGGTCCCATGCTGCGTATGAAATGTCCCACAATGAGctaaatgaacacagcaaatGCAGTCTCATTGCAAGAGGCCCTATCAGCtatcacattttaattgtattttaataaggCAAGATTCTGTTTAAGATAGTGTAAAGAAACTGTTTGGAAAACAAAGGCAATAACAGTATAATCATGTGCCCCCTATCAAAGAACATTgcttttaattatgtctcagaTGATATGTGCTGAAAAGCTACTCCAATATATTGTACAGATCAGGGCTCTTACCATTGTTCCCTTTCTCTCCAGGTGAACCAGTCTCTCCTCTTAAACCTACAATACAAATcgaaaaagtaaataaaagcaaCATTAAAAAAGAGACATTTTGGTGTGCTCAAGCATGTGCACGTTGATTTTACTCAACATATTCAACACAGATCTTGAAAGGGTAATACAGTCAAATCATGTTAATATCACATCAAAGGGACTGAGAAGAATGATGGCAATAGCTGGGGTTGACTTTTGTTCACCAACAACCTGGATAAATAAGCATTAAGCAATAATACTATACCGTTGGGCCCTTGCTCTCCTTTGTCTCCCTTTGTTCCAGGAACTCCAGTTTGTCCTGTTGGTCCAGTCTCTCCCATATTGCCTTTGACACCCTTTTGACCTTGAAGACctgttattaaaaatgttcatgtattttattatcagccactgtatatttattgaataatcctaaaaaatatattacgtacatactatttaatttatttgcttcTGCAAAATAAGACAACATTGTTATACAGCCTTATTAAGACATTCTTATAATTGTAGATAACAAAAGACTTCATGAATTTGTAAGTCTTACGCCTAATATTTCTCAAATGGCCATATTAGATTATACAGAGTAATGGTTAACTGATGGTGAAATGCTATACAAAAACAGATTATGAATTTCAGCAAAGTGATTTTACCTTGGTTTCCAGTTTCTCCCTTAATACCATTCAACCCTGGGAGGCCAGTCTCTCCTTTTACACCTGTATCACCCTTTGGACCAGTGATAcctgagaaaaaaaacagtaacagaagTTATATTAATGACAGCATACATTTAGTATGTTCAAAACACTAATAAAGtacatatgtaaaaaataatcacATATGAATATCACAAGTTCTCCACTCACAGGTTTCATGTTGGGAAGTGTATTGGTCTTTGCTTTTGCTCTTACTTCAAAATAGGGCCCTTGGATTCAAATCCGATTCCTCGGGTCGTTTAAAAAGGGAGGCAAGGATTGAATGGACAAGGTGTCCTAATTGTTCCTATTTCCATTAAAAGATGTGTCCATTACTTGTGCTATATCTGTTCTGTTGATAAATATATGGGATATGAGTGCTGCAAATGAATGCATCTATAAAACGATCACAAATGTCTCACCAGGCAGGCCAGGGTCTCCTTTGCTTCCTTTAGGTCCTGGTGGTCCTAAAAAATATAGTTATttcac
Protein-coding sequences here:
- the marco gene encoding macrophage receptor MARCO isoform X2, whose protein sequence is MNTAIDKEDKENILISKSNPLYQLDKNSFNMPSHFNLECIEKRKENKSGRWCLSWVIIYLVLLTAGNGLVAYKVYLLHNELKEVQEKGHLAPFEKQFTDKSFQLNKTDHYGFTPENMSILSSIKNATDIVTLERASMQESVHHLQQKISSMNSSLCSLDEKAAKITQLKQDLEILNISNSNLVIRMENLTRTPGPPGPKGSKGDPGLPGITGPKGDTGVKGETGLPGLNGIKGETGNQGLQGQKGVKGNMGETGPTGQTGVPGTKGDKGEQGPNGLRGETGSPGEKGNNGTPGVNGKDGLKGAQGEKGEKGIKGDTGPSGIPGISGIKGATGQKGERGEKGTPGTKGETGLQGGSGVRGEKGTKGDPGINGIAGSPGLQGPPGPQGTKGERGIQGPNGYTGVKGDKGNQGVRGLTGEKGEPGIGLRGPQGPKGETGSQGIAGPPGAKGENGNSGQYHYARIVGTPNRGRAELFYDGEWGTICDDGWNINAATVFCRMLGYQQATAFYTAGQGTGPILLDDVTCVGTESSLSACKSLGWKKHNCGHSEDAGVQCA
- the marco gene encoding macrophage receptor MARCO isoform X1, which encodes MNTAIDKEDKENILISKSNPLYQLDKNSFNMPSHFNLECIEEKRKENKSGRWCLSWVIIYLVLLTAGNGLVAYKVYLLHNELKEVQEKGHLAPFEKQFTDKSFQLNKTDHYGFTPENMSILSSIKNATDIVTLERASMQESVHHLQQKISSMNSSLCSLDEKAAKITQLKQDLEILNISNSNLVIRMENLTRTPGPPGPKGSKGDPGLPGITGPKGDTGVKGETGLPGLNGIKGETGNQGLQGQKGVKGNMGETGPTGQTGVPGTKGDKGEQGPNGLRGETGSPGEKGNNGTPGVNGKDGLKGAQGEKGEKGIKGDTGPSGIPGISGIKGATGQKGERGEKGTPGTKGETGLQGGSGVRGEKGTKGDPGINGIAGSPGLQGPPGPQGTKGERGIQGPNGYTGVKGDKGNQGVRGLTGEKGEPGIGLRGPQGPKGETGSQGIAGPPGAKGENGNSGQYHYARIVGTPNRGRAELFYDGEWGTICDDGWNINAATVFCRMLGYQQATAFYTAGQGTGPILLDDVTCVGTESSLSACKSLGWKKHNCGHSEDAGVQCA